The Nocardia higoensis region CAGTGCTCATCGTCGTCCCCTCCTACGACCGACGTTCGTTCCCGGCACGCGACCCTACCGACGAGTGCGGCTCGATGCCTACTCGCCACCCCCGTATCCGGGTCGCGTGCCGCGGAACGAAGCGCGAAACCGCTGTGCGCGGTTCCCCTTTCGCGTTCGTTCAGCTCGCCACGGACTGCGAGGAGGCCCGCCCCTCGCTGGTCTCGGCGATCGGGCGCTTCGGCGGCGCGGCGACCAGGGTGAGCAGGGTGGCCTCCGGGCGGCAGCAGAACCGGTACGGAGCCCACGGCGAGGTGCCGATGCCCGCGGAGACGTGCAGCTGGGTATGCGCGCCCCAGCGCGAGGGGCCCTTCACGCGCGACTTGTCGATGCCACAGTTGGTGACCAGCGCGCCGTAGCCCGGCAGCACCAGCTGGCCACCGTGGGTGTGACCCGCCAGCACCAGGTCGTAGCCGTCCTCGGCGAAGCGGTCGAGCACCCGGGGCTCGGGGGAGTGGGTCAGGCCGATGCTGAGGTCGGCCAGCGGGTTGGGGGCGCCCGCGATGGTCTCGTAGCGGTCGCGGCGCAGGTGCGGATCGTCGACGCCCGCGGTGGCGATGCGGATGCCGGCCACCTCCAGGTCGCGGCGCACGTGGGTCAGATCCATCCAGCCGCGCTCGGAGAACGCCGCGCGCAGATCCTTCCACGGCAGCGGCGCGCCGTACACGCGGCGATGATCGTTCTTGAAGTACTTCAGCGGGTTCTTCGGCACCGGCGCGAAGTAGTCGTTGCTGCCGAAGACGAAAAGACCGGGGCGCGCGAGCAATCCGCCGAGGGACTGCACGACCGCGGGCACCGCCTTCTGGTGCGAGAGATTGTCGCCGGTGTTGACGACCAAGTCGGGCTCGAGCCGATCCAGCTCGCGCAGCCACTGTTGCTTGAGCTTCTGTCCGGGCATCATGTGCAGATCGCTGATGTGCAGCACACGCAAGCTCGACGATCCGGGAGGCAGGACCGGCATGGTCGCTTCACGCAGGACGAACGCGTTACGTTCTATCAGCGAGGCGTAGCCGATTCCGGCCACCGCGGCCCCGGTAGCTCCCAACGCGGTTCGGCGGACCAACGCGGTTCGGCGGACAGAGGTCGAGATCACGGGCATTTGCCCAGCATAGGTGAGCACGATGAAGATCGCTGAGTGTGTTTACGCACACGTTCGGTGAAAACGGGCATATCTCCCGCGTGTCGCCACCTACGCGCGCGAACCCCCAGGCGGGCCCGTGTGACGGCGCGGTGGAAAACTCCGCGGATGCCCGGTCGGCGAGCGACTACCGTGAGCCCCATGTCGGAACTCAAAGAGCGTCTGCGCGCGGACATGACCGCGTCGATGAAAGCCAAGGACACCCTCCGTCTGGCGACCCTGCGCATGCTGCTGGCCGCCATCCAGAACGCCGAGGTCGCCGGAACGCAGGCGCGCGAACTCTCCGATGCGGAGATCGTCGCCGTCCTGCAGAAGGAGGCGAAGAAGCGTCACGAGTCCGCCGAGGTCTACACCCAGGCCGGTCGCGGCGAGCTGGCGGCCAACGAGCACGCCGAAGCGCACATCATCGACGAGTACCTGCCCACCCAGCTCACCGAAGCCGAGGTGGCCGATCTCGCCGACACCGCCATCGCCCAGGTCGCCGAGGAACTCGGGGAGCGGCCCGGCATGCGGCAGATGGGTCAGGTCATGAAGATCGCGACCGCGCTGGCCGAGGGCAAGGCCGACGGCTCGCGGATCTCCGCGGCCGTCAAGGCCCGCCTCTGACAACTGTCGGCTCCAGCCCTGTGCGGGCTCCGGGTCACCTGGGCCACCACGGTGGCAGCGGGAAGTTCGGCAGCGCCGGTGGCGGGCCGGGAGCCGCAGGTGCCGGCGCGCTCGGCGTCGGCACCTGCCGCTGGGTTCCGTCGCTGATGTAGATCGTCACGACCGAGCCCGGGATGGCCGAGCCGTTCGGTGCCATGCTTGTCACGCTGCCCTTCGGCGGCGGACCGGCGCCGTCGACGGCCGAGACCTGGAAGCCCGCCGAGGTCAGCGCGCGGGTCGCGTCGGCCTGCGACATGCCCACCACGTCGGGGACCTGGGCGTTGTTCGCGCCGCGCACGTACTTGTCGTCCAGCGGAGGCAGCACCGGCGGCGGGAACTCGCCGGCGACCGCTTTCATGGCTGAGAACCAGGTGCGGGCGGGCTCGTTGCCACCGAACAGGTTGCCGCTGCCGCAGCTGCGCAGCGGGAACGAGCAGATCTCGCTCGGGGTGGGGCTGTCACCGTAGACATAGGTCGCGGCGGCCAGCGAGTTGGTGAAACCGAGGAAGGCCGAGGAGCGGTGGCTCTCGGTGGTACCGGTCTTACCGGCGACCGGCAGGTTCCAACCGGTCGCCTGCGCCGCGCCCGCCGCGGTGCCCGAGGTGTCGTCCTTGCTCATCGCGTTGGCCAGGGTGTTGGCCAGGCCCGGTTCGACGACCTGCTCGCAGGCCTGTTCGGTCAGCGGCACCGGCTTGCCGTAACGGTCGACGACCTCGGCGATCGGTGACGGCGGGCACCAGCGGCCGCCCGAGGCCAGCGTCGCGGCGACATTGGACAGCTCGAGCGGATTGATCGCGACCGGTCCCAGGGTGAACGAACCGAGGTTCTGTTGCTTGACCATCTCGGCCACGCTCTGGTTGCCGTACCCGGACGTGGCGGGCTTGGTGAACGAGCGCATGCCCAGCCGGATCGCCATGTCGACGGTCGGTGTCACACCGACGTCCTGGATGAGCTTGACGAAGGTGGTGTTCGGCGAGGTGGCCAGCGCCTCGGTCACCGACATCGGTGACCGGTAGGTGCCCGCGTTCTCGACGCAGTAGGTGGCGGGCGGGCAGCCGCGCGCACCGCCGTCGCCCATGCCTCTGGCCTCGTAGCGGCCGGGCACGTCGAGCTGGGAGTTGATGCCCATGCCCTTCTCCATCGCCGCCGCGGTGGTGAACAGCTTGAACACCGAGCCCGCGCCGTTGCCGACCATGGAGAACGGCTGCGGCTGCACGGTCTCGAAGCGGTCCTGGTCCAGGCCGTAGGTCCGGCTGCTGGCCATCGCCAGGACCGGATGCCGATCCTGGCCGGGCGCGATCACCGACATCACCTCGGCGACGTGCGGCACGTCCGGCTTGGCGTGATCGTTGATGGCCCGCTTGACCGAGTCCTGCACACTCGGATCGAGGGTGGTCCGGATCAGATAGCCGCCCTTGTCGATCTGCTCGCGACCGATGCCCGCATCGGCCAGGTACTGCAGCGCGTAGTCGCAGAAGAAGCCGCGATCGTTGGCCGCGATGCAGCCGCGGGGCAGGCCTTTGGGTTCGGGCAGCACGCCCAGCGGCTGGGACATGGCCGCGCGGAACTCCTCGGCGCGGTCAGGGATGTTCTGCACCATCGTCTGGAGCACGGTATTGCGGCGTTCCCGTACGCCCTGCTCGTTGGTGTAGGGGTTGAGCTTGGAGCTGGACTGCACCATGCCGGCGAGCATGGCCGACTGCGCCACGTTCAGGTCGGCGGCGTCGATGCCGAAGTAGGTCTGCGCGGCGTCCTGGATGCCGTAGGAGGAGTTGCCGAACGGGACCAGGTTCAGATACCTGGTCAGGATCTCGTCCTTGGTCAGTTCCTTGTCCAGGGTCAGCGCCATCCTGATCTCGCGGATCTTGCGCGCGGGCGTGGTCTCGATGGCGGCGCGGCGCTCGGCGTCGGTCTTGGCGACCACGAGCAGCTGGAAGTTCTTCACGTACTGCTGATCGAGGGTCGAGGCGCCCTGCTGGACCTCGCCGCTGCTGGTGTTGGTGAGGAAGGCGCGCACGGTGCCCTGCCAGTCGACGCCGTCGTGATCGGCGAAGCGCCTGTCCTCGATCGAGATGATCGCCAGCTTCATGTTGTTGGAGATCCGTTCGCTGGGAACCTCGAAGCGCCGTTGCTCGTAGAGCCAGGCGATCGGGTTGCCGTCGGCGTCGACCATCGTCGAGACAGCGGGGACGGTGCCCTCGACGAGCTCGGCGGAGACATTGTCCACCGCGTCGGCGGCGCGATTGGAGACGAAGCCGAAACCACCGGCGAGAGGGAACAACAGTCCCGCCACTAGCACGGCGGCCAGCACGCAGCTTCCGGCGAGCTTGGCGAGCGTATGTGTGATCGGCACGTTCGACACGGTGCCAAGACTACGGGGTGCCCCCGACGGGCCTGCGAGTGTGTTTGCCCCGCTTCGGAATATTCACGCGCAACTCGGCGAGTCTGCGTGTTCTCCGGGCATGTCCGGCGTGTCGTATGCAGTGTCGGGCGTGTCGTTCCTGCGTGTCGGGTCCAACAACCGACCGACCGGTCTTGAATGAGCAGATGCATGGACGGGCGTACCAAAAGATCACGCAACGGTCTTGCGCTCGACCCATACCTTTACCTAGATTGAGACCCAGTGTGATGGAGCTAACACTCAAAGTGGAATGTGGTTCAGTCCGCAGCAAGGGACGGGTAGCTGCGACTGGCACGCGATTCTGGAGCGCCGATTACCGGTGTTCGGACTGCAAAGGGGCACACCAAATGCAAATGACAACCCCCATCGCTCGATTGGACGTGGAGCAGGCCGAAGCACGAATCGCCTGGGTTTCCCAGGCCCGATGCAAGGAAGTCGATCCCGATCAGTTGTTCGTCCGCGGCGCGGCGCAGCGCAAGGCGGCCACCATCTGCAGGCACTGCCCGGTGCTCATGCAGTGCGGAGCCGACGCTCTGGACAATCGAGTGGAATTCGGTGTGTGGGGCGGCATGACCGAACGGCAGCGGCGCGCGCTGCTCAAGCAGCACCCGGAGGTGACCTCCTGGGCCGACTTCTTCCAGGCTCAGCGCCAGCATCAAGTGGCTATGTGAGCCACACGGAAATCACGCAGAGAGACCTCGAGCCCGCGAGCGATCGCGGGCTCGACGGCGTCCGGGTGTGCCCGAACGCCCACCGAAGCGCGCGGGCAGGTTCGCCGTCTACCTGGGCGATACGCCCGGCTAGACGGTCGCGGACGCGCCGGTGAGCTGATCGGCGACCGCGCGCAGGGCGTCGAGATCGGAGACTTCGAACGGCAGCGCTGTCACCGCCGCGATGCTCACCCGCGGATGCGCGCCGGTGAACCGCACCAGCAGATGACGCTCGCGTTTGGCCATGGCGACGCGATCGGCGTGGATGCGCAGTACCGCCGTGGTCAGCGGATCCTCCTCGGCCAATCGGTCGGCGGCGGTGAGCGCGTGATCGCCGGGCAGCGTGCTCAGCACCGGATGCGTCCGGTTGAGCACCAGGCCGGCCAGCGGCATGTGCTCGGTGGAGAGCCGGTCGACGAAGAACGACGCCTCGCGCAGCGCGTCCGGTTCGGGCGCGGCCACCACCAGGAAGTGTGTGCCGGGGGTGGAGAGCATCGCGTACGTGCGGTTCGCCCGCTCCTGGAACCCGCCGAACATCGTCTCCAGCGACTGCAGGAAGTTCGAGGCGTCCTTGAGCATCTGTCCGCCGACGATGGTGGACACCCCGCGCATGGCCAAGCTCATCGCGCCGGTGACGAACCGGCCGACCCCGCGCCCGGGCGCCATGATCAGCCGGATCATCTTGCCGTTGAGGAAGGTGCCCAGTCGCTTGGGCGCGTCGAGGAAGTCCAGGGCGTTGCGCGAGGGTGGGGTGTCCACGACGATGAGGTCCCACTCACGCCGGGACGCGAGCTGACCGAGCTTCTCCATCGCCATGTACTCCTGCGTCCCGCCGAAGGACGAGGCCACGGTCTGATAGATCGGGTTGGCGAAGATCTGCTCGGCCTTGTCCGGGCTGGTGTGCTCGAGGACCATGTCGTCGAATGTGCGACGCATGTTCAGCATCATCGCGTGCAGCTCGCCCTTGGCCTCCGGCCCGAGCTTCACCCGCTGCGGTGCGTTGTCCAGATCGGCCACGCCGAGCGACTGGGCCAGCCTGCGGGCCGGGTCGATGGTCAGCACGACCACCTTGCGGCCCGCTTCGGCGGCGCGCAGTGCGATGGCCGCGGCGGTGGTGGTCTTGCCGACGCCGCCGGAGCCGCAGCACACGATGACGCGGGCGGTGGGATCGGCGATGATCCCGGAGATGTCGAGGGTGTTCATCGCACTCCCTGCGCGCTCAGGTGTTCGGCGAGTTCGTAGAGCGCGCCGAGGTCGATACCGTCGGTGAGGGCGGGCAGATGCATCTGCGTGACGCCGAGTTCGTTCAGTTCGGCGGCGTTGGCGTCCTGCGCCCGCAGCCGGATGGCGTGCTCCACGGTCTCGGTGATCAGGCCGTCGAAGTCGTCGTCGGTCACAGTGATGCCCGCGCGGTCGAGTCCGGCGCGGATCGTGTCCCGGTCCAGCTCGCCCGCGGCGGCCAGGTCGCGCATGTCGGTCGGCAGGTGACCCTCACTCGCGCGATTGACGATGACCGCGCCGATGCGCAGATCGTTGGCGGTGAGCTCGGCGATGGCGTCCGCCGTCTCCTGCACCGGCAGTGCCTCGAGCAGCGTGACCAGGTGGATCATCGTCTGATCCGAATGCAGCAGTCTCGACACGCCCTCGGCCTGGGCGGCGATCGGCCCGCCCTTGGCGATCTCGGCCATCGCCTTGGTGACATCGAGGAAGCTGCTGATCCGGCCGGTCGGTGGGGCGTCGACCACGATCTCGTCGTAGGCCGGTCTGCCCGCCTTGTCCACGCGGACCGCGCACTCCTTGATCTTGCCGGTGAGGATCACATCCCGCAGACCGGGCGCGATGGTGGTGACGAACTCGATGGCGCCCATCCGGCGCATGGCCCGGCCCGCGAAACCCAGGTTGTAGAACATGTCGAGGTATTCCAGAAAGGCGTGCTCGATGTCCAGCGACAGGGCAACCACCTCGCCGCCGCCGTCGGCGGTCGCGATCTTGGTCTCGGTGGGTGGCAGCGGCGGCAGGTCGAACAGCTGGGCGATGGACTGCCTGTTCTCCACCTCGACGAGCAGCACCTTGCGCCCCCCGGCTGCCAGCGCCAGTGCCAGCGCCGCGGCGACCGTGGACTTGCCGGTCCCGCCCTTGCCGGAGATGTAGTGCAGACGGGCCTGTTCGGCCCGCTTCGGCCACCCCTTGTCCGGCTCCGGCTCGGCCGAAACGGGATCAGCAGTTGGTACTCCCACGCTCGCGAGCCTATAACTCCCCGGCAGCGGGTGGCGTGAGGACGGCTGCGACGGCCCGGATTCGCCCGCGACCGCACCGCCGGACCGAGGGTCAATACACTCGGCCCATGACGACATGGGAATACGCCACCGTGCCTTTGCTGACGCACGCCACCAAGCAGATCCTCGACCAGTGGGGCGCCGACGGGTGGGAGCTGGTGACGGTGCTGCCCGGCCCGACCGGTGAGCAGCACGTCGCGTACCTGAAGCGCCCCAAGGCCTAGACGACGGACCTGGAGAACAGAGTGAGGAGACGGGAGAGGTGACGGCGATGACGGGACCGGCGACGCGCTGGCAGGAGAACCTGGATCGGCTCGGCGTGCGGCTGCCCGCGGTGGCGGCGCCGGTCGCGGCCTACATTCCGGCGGTGCGCACCGGCTCGCTGGTCTACACCTCCGGGCAGTTGCCGTTCGTGGAGGGCGAGCTGTCCGCGATCGGCAAGGTGGGCGCCGAGGTCTCTGCCGAGGCCGCGAAGGAGGCGGCCCGGTTGTGCGCGCTGAACGCGCTGGCCGCGGTGCACGATCTGATCTCGCTGGACGAGGTGGTGCGAATCGTGAAGGTGGTCGGCTTCGTGGCTTCCGCGCCGGGTTTCACCGATCAGCCGATCGTGATCAACGGCGCCTCGGAATTGCTGGGCGAGGTCTTCGGCGACGCGGGCGTGCACGCGCGCTCGGCGGTCGGTGTGGCCGAGTTGCCGAAGAACGCGCCGGTCGAGATGGAGCTGATCGTCGAGGTCCGCGGCTGAGTTCCGGCCCTCCGCGAGGTGCACCGAGGGGTTGCTCGTGGCGGGGCACGATCCCGGCTCTGCCGCCGCGGCGATCGCGGGACTAGCGTGGATCGTGCCCGACGGCGTGTGAACAGAGGTGAGAGCGATGGCGGCGACGCATCCCGCGTACGGACAGGTGCGCCAGGTGACTCCGTCGGCGGCGGTGCTGCTGGCGGACAATCCCGGCCGGATGACCTTGGACGGGACCAACACCTGGCTGCTGCGCGCGCCGGGCGCGTCGGG contains the following coding sequences:
- a CDS encoding metallophosphoesterase, giving the protein MPVISTSVRRTALVRRTALGATGAAVAGIGYASLIERNAFVLREATMPVLPPGSSSLRVLHISDLHMMPGQKLKQQWLRELDRLEPDLVVNTGDNLSHQKAVPAVVQSLGGLLARPGLFVFGSNDYFAPVPKNPLKYFKNDHRRVYGAPLPWKDLRAAFSERGWMDLTHVRRDLEVAGIRIATAGVDDPHLRRDRYETIAGAPNPLADLSIGLTHSPEPRVLDRFAEDGYDLVLAGHTHGGQLVLPGYGALVTNCGIDKSRVKGPSRWGAHTQLHVSAGIGTSPWAPYRFCCRPEATLLTLVAAPPKRPIAETSEGRASSQSVAS
- a CDS encoding DUF4177 domain-containing protein; the encoded protein is MTTWEYATVPLLTHATKQILDQWGADGWELVTVLPGPTGEQHVAYLKRPKA
- a CDS encoding RidA family protein, which translates into the protein MTGPATRWQENLDRLGVRLPAVAAPVAAYIPAVRTGSLVYTSGQLPFVEGELSAIGKVGAEVSAEAAKEAARLCALNALAAVHDLISLDEVVRIVKVVGFVASAPGFTDQPIVINGASELLGEVFGDAGVHARSAVGVAELPKNAPVEMELIVEVRG
- a CDS encoding ArsA family ATPase, yielding MNTLDISGIIADPTARVIVCCGSGGVGKTTTAAAIALRAAEAGRKVVVLTIDPARRLAQSLGVADLDNAPQRVKLGPEAKGELHAMMLNMRRTFDDMVLEHTSPDKAEQIFANPIYQTVASSFGGTQEYMAMEKLGQLASRREWDLIVVDTPPSRNALDFLDAPKRLGTFLNGKMIRLIMAPGRGVGRFVTGAMSLAMRGVSTIVGGQMLKDASNFLQSLETMFGGFQERANRTYAMLSTPGTHFLVVAAPEPDALREASFFVDRLSTEHMPLAGLVLNRTHPVLSTLPGDHALTAADRLAEEDPLTTAVLRIHADRVAMAKRERHLLVRFTGAHPRVSIAAVTALPFEVSDLDALRAVADQLTGASATV
- a CDS encoding GatB/YqeY domain-containing protein, which produces MSELKERLRADMTASMKAKDTLRLATLRMLLAAIQNAEVAGTQARELSDAEIVAVLQKEAKKRHESAEVYTQAGRGELAANEHAEAHIIDEYLPTQLTEAEVADLADTAIAQVAEELGERPGMRQMGQVMKIATALAEGKADGSRISAAVKARL
- a CDS encoding ArsA-related P-loop ATPase — encoded protein: MGVPTADPVSAEPEPDKGWPKRAEQARLHYISGKGGTGKSTVAAALALALAAGGRKVLLVEVENRQSIAQLFDLPPLPPTETKIATADGGGEVVALSLDIEHAFLEYLDMFYNLGFAGRAMRRMGAIEFVTTIAPGLRDVILTGKIKECAVRVDKAGRPAYDEIVVDAPPTGRISSFLDVTKAMAEIAKGGPIAAQAEGVSRLLHSDQTMIHLVTLLEALPVQETADAIAELTANDLRIGAVIVNRASEGHLPTDMRDLAAAGELDRDTIRAGLDRAGITVTDDDFDGLITETVEHAIRLRAQDANAAELNELGVTQMHLPALTDGIDLGALYELAEHLSAQGVR
- a CDS encoding penicillin-binding protein, with protein sequence MPITHTLAKLAGSCVLAAVLVAGLLFPLAGGFGFVSNRAADAVDNVSAELVEGTVPAVSTMVDADGNPIAWLYEQRRFEVPSERISNNMKLAIISIEDRRFADHDGVDWQGTVRAFLTNTSSGEVQQGASTLDQQYVKNFQLLVVAKTDAERRAAIETTPARKIREIRMALTLDKELTKDEILTRYLNLVPFGNSSYGIQDAAQTYFGIDAADLNVAQSAMLAGMVQSSSKLNPYTNEQGVRERRNTVLQTMVQNIPDRAEEFRAAMSQPLGVLPEPKGLPRGCIAANDRGFFCDYALQYLADAGIGREQIDKGGYLIRTTLDPSVQDSVKRAINDHAKPDVPHVAEVMSVIAPGQDRHPVLAMASSRTYGLDQDRFETVQPQPFSMVGNGAGSVFKLFTTAAAMEKGMGINSQLDVPGRYEARGMGDGGARGCPPATYCVENAGTYRSPMSVTEALATSPNTTFVKLIQDVGVTPTVDMAIRLGMRSFTKPATSGYGNQSVAEMVKQQNLGSFTLGPVAINPLELSNVAATLASGGRWCPPSPIAEVVDRYGKPVPLTEQACEQVVEPGLANTLANAMSKDDTSGTAAGAAQATGWNLPVAGKTGTTESHRSSAFLGFTNSLAAATYVYGDSPTPSEICSFPLRSCGSGNLFGGNEPARTWFSAMKAVAGEFPPPVLPPLDDKYVRGANNAQVPDVVGMSQADATRALTSAGFQVSAVDGAGPPPKGSVTSMAPNGSAIPGSVVTIYISDGTQRQVPTPSAPAPAAPGPPPALPNFPLPPWWPR
- a CDS encoding WhiB family transcriptional regulator; amino-acid sequence: MQMTTPIARLDVEQAEARIAWVSQARCKEVDPDQLFVRGAAQRKAATICRHCPVLMQCGADALDNRVEFGVWGGMTERQRRALLKQHPEVTSWADFFQAQRQHQVAM